TGCTGGTTATACGGGCCGGAAAATCTTGTGACTGACACAGTCACAACAGGGTCGACAATGAACTTTTCGAGCTTAGTTGCGATATCGGCAGCCAAAACAGAAGGTGTTTTTTCAGACGCCTGAACATCACCAATCAGCGGCGTTGAAATTTTTCCGTCTGGCCGAACTGGCACAGTCACGGACAAGTCCGGATTTTGCCAAACAAAAATATTAAGCTCATCCCGGGCGCCAATTACATAGTCTGGTGCCGTTGTCAGTTTTTCTGGTGCGGCCCCTGATAGTTCAGGCGGGGTTGCGCAGGCAGATAAGACGGCTGCAACACTAGCGACAAGGACCCAGGTTGCCAGTCTCTTGATTGAATTACTTTTGAACACGAGTGTCTCCCAAGGCCTTAAAAATTCCAAATTTGCGATGCATCTTA
This region of Sneathiella aquimaris genomic DNA includes:
- a CDS encoding XrtA/PEP-CTERM system exopolysaccharide export protein gives rise to the protein MFKSNSIKRLATWVLVASVAAVLSACATPPELSGAAPEKLTTAPDYVIGARDELNIFVWQNPDLSVTVPVRPDGKISTPLIGDVQASEKTPSVLAADIATKLEKFIVDPVVTVSVTRFSGPYNQQVRIVGQAVQPMAISFNDRMTLLDAMIAVGGMTEFAAGNRSVIVRVENGAEKSYTVRLDDLLLDGDVSANVPLLPGDIIIIPESWF